The following proteins are co-located in the Microplitis demolitor isolate Queensland-Clemson2020A chromosome 3, iyMicDemo2.1a, whole genome shotgun sequence genome:
- the LOC103571317 gene encoding uncharacterized histidine-rich protein DDB_G0274557-like codes for MEIMMIVNNDDHNGADDGNHDDHDDDYDGDYDGPHYGYHNNHHEHRDHHHDHHDHYNDHHDHYHVYHHNHHNDHYDDRDVNHDEHDGNHDDHNGDHNNNGCDHHHDYHDIHHYHYHDYHDHHYDYYVQNWYEIISVL; via the coding sequence taataatgatgatcATAATGGTGCTGATGATGGTAATCATGATGATCATGATGATGACTATGATGGTGATTATGATGGTCCTCATTATGGTTATCATAACAACCATCATGAACATCGAGACCACCATCATGATCATCATGATCACTATAATGATCATCATGATCATTATCATGTTTACCATCATAATCACCATAATGATCATTATGATGATCGAGATGTTAATCATGACGAACATGATGGTAATCATGATGATCATAATGgtgatcataataataatggttgTGATCATCATCACGATTATCACGATATCCATCATTATCACTATCATGATTATCATGATCACCATTATGATTATTACGTCCAAAATTGgtatgaaattatttcagtttTGTGA
- the LOC103571316 gene encoding prostatic spermine-binding protein-like translates to MINIINDSDHDGDHNGDCYCDLDDYYGDHEGVHDDHNGDFNDLDSDRDDSDSYHDCHDSDHNDYAGDRDDHNEHDCDSDDHGGGNYNHDDDYDDNHDSDHDGEYDGDHEDYVTSGKI, encoded by the exons ATGATCAACATCAT TAATGATAGTGATCATGATGGTGATCATAATGGTGATTGTTATTGTGATCTTGATGATTATTATGGCGATCATGAAGGTGTACATGATGATCATAATGGTGATTTTAATGATCTTGATAGTGATCGTGATGATTCAGATAGTTATCATGATTGCCATGATAGTGATCATAATGATTATGCTGGTGATCGTGATGATCATAATGAACATGATTGTGATTCTGATGATCATGGTGGTGGTAATTATAatcatgatgatgattatgatgataATCATGATAGTGATCATGATGGTGAATATGATGGAGACCACGAAGATTATGTTACGTCTggcaaaatttaa
- the LOC103571315 gene encoding sarcoplasmic reticulum histidine-rich calcium-binding protein-like, whose protein sequence is MIRGGNHHNDYHGHHHDQHQNHSDHYHYHHDHYHDHGNHHQDHYHDHHHEHCRNHHDDHDGNHNEHDADYDDRDGNHDKHDGDHNDDAGNHDDDHDSVHDCIHVDHNGVHDPYDNDHNDHDSAHVGIYDNLDGNHDDHDVAYDDHYNSNHDSDHDDYDDYDDDHDGNHDDDHDGNHDGNHDGNHDGNHDDDHDGNHDYNRDDYDCNHNDHDGVRDDHDNHDSDHDGHYDGANDANHDNHDGDHKYEDHYHHHHHHHDHHHHYHDHHDQRQHPYYYHYDHHDHHDHQYVHHDHRYVHDHDHRHNPHHYNHHHDRHDHHNDHHDHKYVHNDRHYDHDHDHHHNPHHYNHHHDRHDHHNDHYDDHHDYHHHHDHHHDHCHDHHDDHDVNHNEHDCDYNDHDGNHDKHYGDNYDHIGDNGSNHDVNHDDHDGDYDGNHNDQDRDLDNHDDIRNHHESDHNDHDRAHDGNHDGDLDDHDHYHDNYQDHHGHHHEHQDHHHHHQDRHDQYPHYYYHDHHDHRHDHSDRHYDHFDHHYFYIDHYYNHDHDYHHDPYHYNHHHDQHDHHNDHHDYHHYHHEHHHNYHEHHHDHHDHHHDHHGHQDHHLHHHDHYNAHHDNHYDHYNDHNDHHHDHNHDHHRNHCHYDHYDHVIYHNEHDGDHGYHDGYHNNYDGDHDDHVVDHDRDDDDNHDDHDGIHDEDHDDDDDDDDDDYHDHDGHDDYLDGDHVDNHDITFSTILRVPRRSVIVNGVALDVPEQFGGL, encoded by the exons ATGATACGTGGTGGTAATCATCATAACGATTATCACGGTCACCATCATGATCAACATCAGAATCATTCTGATcactatcattatcatcatgaTCACTACCATGATCATGGTAATCATCATCAAGATCACTATCATGATCACCATCACGAACATTGTCGTAATCATCATGATGATCATGATGGTAATCATAATGAACATGATGCTGATTATGATGATCGTGATGGTAATCATGATAAACATGATGGAGATCATAATGATGATGCTGGTAATCATGATGATGATCATGATAGTGTTCATGATTGCATTCATGTTGATCATAATGGTGTACATGATCCTTATGATAATGATCATAATGATCATGATAGTGCCCATGTTGGTATTTATGATAATCTTGATGGTAATCATGATGATCATGATGTTGCTTATGATGATCattataatagtaatcatGATAGTGATCACGATGattatgatgattatgatgatgatcatGATGGCAATCATGATGATGATCATGATGGTAATCATGATGGTAATCATGATGGTAATCATGATGGTAATCATGATGATGATCATGATGGTAATCATGATTACAATCgtgatgattatgattgtaATCATAATGATCATGATGGTGTTCGTGATGATCATGATAATCACGATAGTGATCATGATGGTCATTATGATGGTGCTAATGACGCCAATCATGATAATCATGATGGTGATCATAAATATGAAGATCActatcatcaccatcatcaccatcatgatcatcatcatcactatCATGATCATCATGATCAACGTCAACATCcttattattaccattatgATCATCATGATCATCATGATCACCAGTATGTTCATCATGATCACCGCTACGTTCATGATCATGATCACCGTCATAATCCTCATCACTATAATCACCATCATGATCGTCATGATCACCATAATGATCATCATGATCACAAGTATGTTCATAATGATCGCCACTACGATCATGATCATGATCACCATCATAATCCTCATCACTATAATCACCATCATGATCGTCATGATCACCATAATGATCATTATGATGACCATCatgattatcatcatcatcatgatCACCATCACGATCATTGTCATGATCATCATGATGATCATGACGTCAATCATAATGAGCATGATTGTGATTATAATGATCATGATGGTAATCATGATAAGCATTATGGAGATAATTATGATCATATTGGTGATAATGGTAGTAATCATGATGTTAATCATGATGATCATGATGGTGATTATGATGGTAACCATAATGATCAAGATCGTGATCTTGATAACCATGAT GATATTCGTAATCATCATGAGAGTGATCATAATGATCACGATCGTGCCCATGATGGTAATCATGATGGTGATCTTGATGATCATGATCATTATCATGATAACTATCAGGATCATCATGGTCACCATCATGAACATCAAGATCACCATCATCACCATCAGGATCGTCATGATCAAT ATCctcattattactatcatgATCATCATGATCACCGTCATGATCATAGTGATCGACATTATGATCATTTTGATcaccattatttttatattgatcaCTACTACAATCATGATCATGATTATCATCATGATCCTTATCACTATAATCACCATCATGATCAGCATGATCACCATAATGATCATCATGACTaccatcattatcatcatgaACACCATCATAATTATCATGAACACCATCATGATCATCATGATCACCATCATGATCATCATGGTCATCAAGATCACCATCTTCATCATCATGATCACTATAATGCTCATCATGATAACCATTATGATCACTATAATGATCATAATGATCACCATCATGATCACAATCATGATCACCATCGCAATCACTGTCATTATGATCATTATGATCATGTCATTTATCATAATGAACATGATGGTGATCATGGTTATCATGAtggttatcataataattatgatggaGATCATGATGATCATGTTGTCGATCATGAtcgtgatgatgatgataatcatGACGATCATGATGGTATTCATGATGAAGatcatgatgatgatgatgatgatgatgatgatgattatcatGATCATGATGGTCATGATGATTATCTTGATGGCGATCATGTCGATAATCACGATATAACGTTCTCTACTATtttacgcgtcccacggcggagtgtg ATTGTGAACGGAGTCGCCCTCGACGTGCCTGAGCAGTTTGGTGGcctataa